One segment of Antennarius striatus isolate MH-2024 chromosome 5, ASM4005453v1, whole genome shotgun sequence DNA contains the following:
- the h1m gene encoding linker histone H1M isoform X1 yields the protein MPPKKPVSDPTAPPAPPSGDVPVEKKPGQRAISGVRARKPATHPSTAIMVKEALTALDSRKGVSFIAIQNYIKDKHPTVDESRMKNLVRKALKKGLETGTLVRPVKSGVVTGAVGRFRLPPKEKGTKPNSENIDPNVQKAPKTAKERVKRSPKAGATKKKEAAKEHKSQEDSNPPKKSKKEKEDATSKDAPAKKPKGKTKGTAEEDEGASASAKPKAASQKTREGSKASAAKATGRGKKTAA from the exons ATGCCTCCTAAAAAGCCCGTGTCAGACCCCACCGCCCCGCCTGCACCGCCCTCCGGCGACGTCCCGGTGGAGAAGAAACCAGGTCAGAGGGCAATAA GCGGTGTAAGAGCGCGTAAACCTGCCACCCATCCCTCCACCGCCATCATGGTCAAAGAGGCGCTGACCGCGTTGGATTCGCGCAAAGGCGTTTCGTTTATAGCGATCCAGAATTATATCAAGGACAAACATCCCACAGTCGATGAGTCAAGAATGAAGAACTTGGTCCGGAAAGCCCTGAAGAAAGGTCTGGAGACGGGCACCTTAGTGCGTCCTGTCAAGTCCGGCGTGGTCACAGGCGCGGTGGGAAGGTTTAGG CTTCCGCCTAAAGAAAAGGGGACAAAGCCAAACAGTGAGAATATAGACCCAAACGTGCAGAAAGCGCCTAAAACGGCAAAGGAGCGCGTCAAGAGGTCTCCAAAAGCAG GTGCAACTAAGAAGAAAGAGGCTGCTAAAGAACACAAGTCACAAGAG GATTCAAATCCTCCCAAAAAGTCtaagaaggaaaaagaggatGCTACCTCAAAAGATGCTCCAGCAAAGAAGCCAAAGGGTAAAACCAAAGGAACtgcagaggaagacgagggagcCTCTGCTTCAGCCAAACCGAAAGCTGCATCCCAGAAGACTAGGGAAGGTAGTAAAGCCTCTGCTGCTAAAGCAACGGGAAGGGGGAAGAAGACTGCTGCATAA
- the h1m gene encoding linker histone H1M isoform X2 translates to MPPKKPVSDPTAPPAPPSGDVPVEKKPGGVRARKPATHPSTAIMVKEALTALDSRKGVSFIAIQNYIKDKHPTVDESRMKNLVRKALKKGLETGTLVRPVKSGVVTGAVGRFRLPPKEKGTKPNSENIDPNVQKAPKTAKERVKRSPKAGATKKKEAAKEHKSQEDSNPPKKSKKEKEDATSKDAPAKKPKGKTKGTAEEDEGASASAKPKAASQKTREGSKASAAKATGRGKKTAA, encoded by the exons ATGCCTCCTAAAAAGCCCGTGTCAGACCCCACCGCCCCGCCTGCACCGCCCTCCGGCGACGTCCCGGTGGAGAAGAAACCAG GCGGTGTAAGAGCGCGTAAACCTGCCACCCATCCCTCCACCGCCATCATGGTCAAAGAGGCGCTGACCGCGTTGGATTCGCGCAAAGGCGTTTCGTTTATAGCGATCCAGAATTATATCAAGGACAAACATCCCACAGTCGATGAGTCAAGAATGAAGAACTTGGTCCGGAAAGCCCTGAAGAAAGGTCTGGAGACGGGCACCTTAGTGCGTCCTGTCAAGTCCGGCGTGGTCACAGGCGCGGTGGGAAGGTTTAGG CTTCCGCCTAAAGAAAAGGGGACAAAGCCAAACAGTGAGAATATAGACCCAAACGTGCAGAAAGCGCCTAAAACGGCAAAGGAGCGCGTCAAGAGGTCTCCAAAAGCAG GTGCAACTAAGAAGAAAGAGGCTGCTAAAGAACACAAGTCACAAGAG GATTCAAATCCTCCCAAAAAGTCtaagaaggaaaaagaggatGCTACCTCAAAAGATGCTCCAGCAAAGAAGCCAAAGGGTAAAACCAAAGGAACtgcagaggaagacgagggagcCTCTGCTTCAGCCAAACCGAAAGCTGCATCCCAGAAGACTAGGGAAGGTAGTAAAGCCTCTGCTGCTAAAGCAACGGGAAGGGGGAAGAAGACTGCTGCATAA
- the tmcc1b gene encoding transmembrane and coiled-coil domains protein 1b isoform X2 gives MDQGSSEQSPEEPDAGGRLEPEVGRRASESEHGLSKITHNALENMGALGHGLKHFFQPQRRRSSVSPHDSISSCSGAPPSEPNEAGSEVGDAPASSLLLLDSDSTATSAPPATLSRVLQQIRGAPPIMKRGTSLQSRRSKVGGSAEPPQKGSPQIHRRSTHEALLQAGRPRSSSTTDTPSSPALADMLLTSGYHSTEEPDKLDRVDGSGPAVSPNAPPCAQDGYDVVDCTPDPQRTKQAIAQLQQKILKLTEQIKIEQTARDDNVAEYLKLANNADKQQSARIKQVFEKKNQKSAQTIQQLQRKLEHYHRKLREVEHNGIPRQPKDVFRDMHQGLKDVGAKVTGGLSSFSQATHSAAGAVVSKPREIASLIRNKFGSADNITALKDSMDESQGEEGVGAGGTRALGTGQLQSSPKYGSDDDCSSATSGSAGANSMTGAPLGPPSSKGNTLDHQATGFDAIVHEIQELRENQGRLKESFENLKAHYQRDYTMIMEVLQDTGYRCERLEEQLNDLTELHQNEILNLKQELASMEEKIAYQSNERARDIQEALEACQTRISKMELQQQQQQVVQLEGLENATARTLLGKLINVLLAVMAVLLVFVSTVANCVVPLMKTRSRTLSTLLLLLVLAFLWRHWDAMSEYLHRFLLHSR, from the exons ATGGATCAGGGCAGTAGTGAGCAGAGTCCAGAGGAGCCGGATGCAGGAGGCCGACTGGAACCTGAGGTCGGCAGGAGGGCGTCGGAGTCGGAGCATGGCTTGTCCAAAATCACCCATAATGCCCTGGAGAACATGGGCGCATTGGGCCACGGCCTGAAGCACTTTTTCCAGCCACAGCGCCGACGTTCCTCCGTTTCCCCTCATGACTCTATCTCGTCCTGTTCAGGCGCCCCTCCCTCCGAGCCCAATGAAGCAGGGTCAGAAGTAGGGGATGCTcctgcctcctctctcctccttttggATTCTGACAGCACTGCCACTTCCGCCCCTCCTGCAACTCTGAGCCGTGTTCTGCAGCAGATCAGAGGCGCGCCACCAATTATGAAGCGAGGCACCAGCCTGCAGAGCCGCCGCAGTAAGGTGGGGGGTAGCGCGGAGCCACCCCAGAAAGGAAGCCCTCAGATCCATCGACGTAGCACCCATGAAGCTCTGCTGCAGGCTGGACGCCCACGCTCGTCCTCCACCACAGACACGCCCAGCAGCCCAGCGCTAGCTGACATGCTGCTGACCTCTGGCTACCACTCAACTGAGGAGCCGGACAAG CTGGATCGTGTCGATGGTTCAGGTCCTGCTGTGTCACCCAACGCCCCCCCCTGTGCTCAGGATGGGTATGACGTAGTCGACTGCACCCCGGATCCCCAGCGAACCAAACAGGCCATCGCCCAATTACAACAGAAGATTCTAAAGCTCACAGAACAAATCAAGATCGAACAAACTGCCCGTGATGACAACGTGGCCGAATACCTGAAGCTGGCTAACAATGCAGACAAACAGCAGAGTGCTCGCATCAAACAGGTGTTTGAGAAGAAAAACCAGAAGTCGGCTCAGACCATCCAGCAGCTGCAGAGGAAGCTGGAGCATTACCACAGGAAGCTGCGAGAGGTGGAGCACAACGGCATACCGCGCCAACCCAAAGACGTTTTCCGAGACATGCACCAGGGGCTGAAAGATGTTGGCGCCAAG GTGACGGGTGGTCTCTCCAGTTTCTCTCAGGCCACTCACTCTGCAGCTGGAGCTGTCGTGTCTAAGCCAAGGGAAATTGCGTCCCTCATCCGCAACAAGTTTGGCAGCGCCGACAACATCACAGCCCTGAAAGACTCCATGGATGAATCCCAGGGAGAGGAAGGAGTCGGTGCCGGGGGGACGAGAGCCCTCGGGACGGGACAGCTGCAGTCCAGCCCAAAGTATGGCAGTGATGACGACTGTTCTAGTGCAACTTCTGGCTCTGCAGGAGCCAACAGCATGACTGGAGCCCCTTTAGGACCCCCCAGCTCCAAGGGCAATACCCTAGATCACCAGGCTACAGGCTTCGATGCTATAGTTCACGAGATTCAAGAACTCCGTGAAAACCAAGGTCGACTGAAGGAGTCATTTGAAAACTTGAAAGCCCATTATCAGCGTGATTACACAATGATAATGGAGGTCCTGCAAGACACGGGATACAG GTGTGAACGTTTAGAAGAACAGCTCAATGACTTGACAGAACTCCACCAGAATGAGATTCTGAACTTGAAGCAGGAACTTGCCAGCATGGAGGAGAAGATTGCCTACCAGTCAAATGAAAGAGCGAGAGACATTCAG GAGGCGCTGGAGGCATGTCAGACACGCATCTCGAagatggagctgcagcagcagcagcagcaggtggtgCAGCTGGAGGGTTTGGAGAACGCCACAGCACGGACTCTTCTTGGCAAACTCATCAACGTGCTGCTAGCTGTCATGGCGGTCCTGTTAGTGTTTGTGTCCACGGTGGCGAACTGCGTCGTCCCTCTGATGAAAACGCGCAGCCGCACGCTCTCCacgctgctcctcctgctcgtCCTCGCCTTCCTCTGGAGGCACTGGGATGCTATGTCAGAATATCTGCATCGTTTTCTTCTCCACTCCAGATGA
- the tmcc1b gene encoding transmembrane and coiled-coil domains protein 1b isoform X1 has product MDQGSSEQSPEEPDAGGRLEPEVGRRASESEHGLSKITHNALENMGALGHGLKHFFQPQRRRSSVSPHDSISSCSGAPPSEPNEAGSEVGDAPASSLLLLDSDSTATSAPPATLSRVLQQIRGAPPIMKRGTSLQSRRSKVGGSAEPPQKGSPQIHRRSTHEALLQAGRPRSSSTTDTPSSPALADMLLTSGYHSTEEPDKQLDRVDGSGPAVSPNAPPCAQDGYDVVDCTPDPQRTKQAIAQLQQKILKLTEQIKIEQTARDDNVAEYLKLANNADKQQSARIKQVFEKKNQKSAQTIQQLQRKLEHYHRKLREVEHNGIPRQPKDVFRDMHQGLKDVGAKVTGGLSSFSQATHSAAGAVVSKPREIASLIRNKFGSADNITALKDSMDESQGEEGVGAGGTRALGTGQLQSSPKYGSDDDCSSATSGSAGANSMTGAPLGPPSSKGNTLDHQATGFDAIVHEIQELRENQGRLKESFENLKAHYQRDYTMIMEVLQDTGYRCERLEEQLNDLTELHQNEILNLKQELASMEEKIAYQSNERARDIQEALEACQTRISKMELQQQQQQVVQLEGLENATARTLLGKLINVLLAVMAVLLVFVSTVANCVVPLMKTRSRTLSTLLLLLVLAFLWRHWDAMSEYLHRFLLHSR; this is encoded by the exons ATGGATCAGGGCAGTAGTGAGCAGAGTCCAGAGGAGCCGGATGCAGGAGGCCGACTGGAACCTGAGGTCGGCAGGAGGGCGTCGGAGTCGGAGCATGGCTTGTCCAAAATCACCCATAATGCCCTGGAGAACATGGGCGCATTGGGCCACGGCCTGAAGCACTTTTTCCAGCCACAGCGCCGACGTTCCTCCGTTTCCCCTCATGACTCTATCTCGTCCTGTTCAGGCGCCCCTCCCTCCGAGCCCAATGAAGCAGGGTCAGAAGTAGGGGATGCTcctgcctcctctctcctccttttggATTCTGACAGCACTGCCACTTCCGCCCCTCCTGCAACTCTGAGCCGTGTTCTGCAGCAGATCAGAGGCGCGCCACCAATTATGAAGCGAGGCACCAGCCTGCAGAGCCGCCGCAGTAAGGTGGGGGGTAGCGCGGAGCCACCCCAGAAAGGAAGCCCTCAGATCCATCGACGTAGCACCCATGAAGCTCTGCTGCAGGCTGGACGCCCACGCTCGTCCTCCACCACAGACACGCCCAGCAGCCCAGCGCTAGCTGACATGCTGCTGACCTCTGGCTACCACTCAACTGAGGAGCCGGACAAG CAGCTGGATCGTGTCGATGGTTCAGGTCCTGCTGTGTCACCCAACGCCCCCCCCTGTGCTCAGGATGGGTATGACGTAGTCGACTGCACCCCGGATCCCCAGCGAACCAAACAGGCCATCGCCCAATTACAACAGAAGATTCTAAAGCTCACAGAACAAATCAAGATCGAACAAACTGCCCGTGATGACAACGTGGCCGAATACCTGAAGCTGGCTAACAATGCAGACAAACAGCAGAGTGCTCGCATCAAACAGGTGTTTGAGAAGAAAAACCAGAAGTCGGCTCAGACCATCCAGCAGCTGCAGAGGAAGCTGGAGCATTACCACAGGAAGCTGCGAGAGGTGGAGCACAACGGCATACCGCGCCAACCCAAAGACGTTTTCCGAGACATGCACCAGGGGCTGAAAGATGTTGGCGCCAAG GTGACGGGTGGTCTCTCCAGTTTCTCTCAGGCCACTCACTCTGCAGCTGGAGCTGTCGTGTCTAAGCCAAGGGAAATTGCGTCCCTCATCCGCAACAAGTTTGGCAGCGCCGACAACATCACAGCCCTGAAAGACTCCATGGATGAATCCCAGGGAGAGGAAGGAGTCGGTGCCGGGGGGACGAGAGCCCTCGGGACGGGACAGCTGCAGTCCAGCCCAAAGTATGGCAGTGATGACGACTGTTCTAGTGCAACTTCTGGCTCTGCAGGAGCCAACAGCATGACTGGAGCCCCTTTAGGACCCCCCAGCTCCAAGGGCAATACCCTAGATCACCAGGCTACAGGCTTCGATGCTATAGTTCACGAGATTCAAGAACTCCGTGAAAACCAAGGTCGACTGAAGGAGTCATTTGAAAACTTGAAAGCCCATTATCAGCGTGATTACACAATGATAATGGAGGTCCTGCAAGACACGGGATACAG GTGTGAACGTTTAGAAGAACAGCTCAATGACTTGACAGAACTCCACCAGAATGAGATTCTGAACTTGAAGCAGGAACTTGCCAGCATGGAGGAGAAGATTGCCTACCAGTCAAATGAAAGAGCGAGAGACATTCAG GAGGCGCTGGAGGCATGTCAGACACGCATCTCGAagatggagctgcagcagcagcagcagcaggtggtgCAGCTGGAGGGTTTGGAGAACGCCACAGCACGGACTCTTCTTGGCAAACTCATCAACGTGCTGCTAGCTGTCATGGCGGTCCTGTTAGTGTTTGTGTCCACGGTGGCGAACTGCGTCGTCCCTCTGATGAAAACGCGCAGCCGCACGCTCTCCacgctgctcctcctgctcgtCCTCGCCTTCCTCTGGAGGCACTGGGATGCTATGTCAGAATATCTGCATCGTTTTCTTCTCCACTCCAGATGA